In Ascaphus truei isolate aAscTru1 chromosome 5, aAscTru1.hap1, whole genome shotgun sequence, one genomic interval encodes:
- the LOC142494404 gene encoding uncharacterized protein LOC142494404 has protein sequence MEQVSSPGSASSTLLEEHHGDEDDEYDEDDATEETEIQSCDHEEVPIETVVPPNRPSTSTYDAIVASEGKIVDAENRRHSDMMTVLERMIGLQEETVSQLAHLHRVFIEVPKQLQKINTSFEALVVQQTQANYWRMTNVPQFNTSQPGSVHAGQFSPHSSDIHSPGPNVTGQVADIAVQVPDDILPLPSVQIQQQTPTKEATKTKQDTHETDQPSLVQCLPTCSHVSLGTSPVREQSLPKSPVGESLPKSPVGESLPKSPVGESLPKSPVGESLPKSPVGESLPKSPVGESLPKSPVGESLPKSPVGESLATSPVGESLATSPVGEQSLATSPGREVPEATQSGSVVPKVGGKRKRKIQETTSRPVTRSQKEQKK, from the exons atggaacaagtgtcttcacctgggtcagccagctcaacactactagaag aacatcatggtgatgaggatgatgagtatgatgaggatgacgccacagaagagactgaaatacaatcatgtgaccatgaagaggtgccaatagaaactgttgtaccgccaaatcgtccatcaacttccacatacgatgcaattgtagcttcagagggaaaaatagtggacgcagaaaatcgtcgccattcagacatgatgacagtgctggaaaggatgattggactgcaggaagaaacagtatcacaattggcacatctccacagagtcttcattgaagtgcctaaacagttgcaaaaaatcaacacctcattcgaagcattagttgttcagcaaacacaagctaattactggagaatgactaatgtaccacaattcaacacctcccagccaggatctgttcatgcaggtcagttttcaccacattcatctgatattcattcaccaggcccaaatgttaccggtcaagtagcagacattgctgtgcaggttcctgatgacatcctaccgctgccatctgtacaaattcagcagcagacacctacaaaggaggcgacaaaaacaaaacaagacacacatgaaacagaccaaccatcacttgtgcagtgtctaccaacttgctcacatgtgtcactgggcacaagccctgtccgtgaacagtcactacccaaaagccctgtaggtgagtcgctgcccaaaagccctgtaggtgaatcgctgcccaaaagccctgtaggtgagtcgctgcccaaaagccctgtaggtgaatcgctgcccaaaagccctgtaggtgaatcgctgcccaaaagccctgtaggtgaatcactgcccaaaagccctgtaggtgaatcactgcccaaaagccctgtaggtgagtcactggccacaagccctgtaggtgagtcactggccacaagccccgtaggtgaacagtcactggccacaagccctggccgtgaagtgccagaggccactcaaagtggctctgttgtgcctaaagttggtggcaaaagaaaaaggaaaattcaagagacaacaagcaggcctgttactcgctcgcaaaaggaacaaaaaaaataa